A section of the Triticum dicoccoides isolate Atlit2015 ecotype Zavitan chromosome 7A, WEW_v2.0, whole genome shotgun sequence genome encodes:
- the LOC119332787 gene encoding uncharacterized protein LOC119332787: MASPPPPLVSIPIPDDLLEEIFLRLPTPDAVARASAACTSFRRVIKGRAFRRRFRALHRPPLLGFMDAAGFHPAQAPHPSAPLAGTLAPCAADFSFIPAVVSSASYTPRGVQADGEGPRWRPRDVRDGRVLLDWVSLHPRAMRICCYMEDGYEVSILMDFGELAPRDRPTWTERERCNAAEFHLAVCDPLSSRYVLLPTIPEELAVQPQDYLREFEPVLAPNTSDDGEEEHFKVICIAKYHTKLVLFVFPSTTMQWSIVECPIFPSLKHMSCFDCVHGCFYWTEPYDRSDHLMVLDTRTLRFSTVDLLTGYHVELRDLPDQSFDRRRPNAVVLGREGTLEMFSLVCQHGSFALYHTSLQNNSQEWKLEKVIPLPWQYHDYSISTVGAAEGFLFFRGTLEGIPDENVNVDCYSMEVKTYGITKVCTKTEKYFNRTCTLPYFSFSPLLSEPTI; encoded by the coding sequence atggcgtcgccgccgccgccgctggtctCCATCCCCATCCCCGACGACCTCCTGGAGGAGATCTTCCTCCGCCTGCCCACCCCGGACGCGGtcgcccgcgcctccgccgcctgcacctccttccgtcgcGTCATCAAAGGCCGCGCCTTCCGCCGCCGCTTCCGCGCGCtccaccggcctcccctcctcgGCTTCATGGACGCGGCCGGATTCCACCCCGCCCAGGCGCCGCACCCCTCCGCTCCGCTCGCCGGCACCCTCGCCCCCTGCGCCGCCGATTTCTCCTTCATCCCGGCCGTCGTTTCTTCTGCCTCCTACACCCCGCGGGGCGTCCAAGCCGACGGGGAAGGCCCCCGCTGGCGGCCCCGCGACGTCCGCGACGGCCGCGTCCTCCTCGATTGGGTCTCCCTCCACCCACGCGCCATGCGCATATGCTGCTACATGGAAGACGGCTACGAAGTAAGCATCCTCATGGATTTCGGTGAGCTCGCCCCGCGTGACCGCCCCACCTGGACCGAACGGGAGCGGTGCAACGCCGCCGAGTTCCACCTCGCCGTCTGTGACCCCCTGTCCAGCAGATACGTGCTGCTTCCAACCATACCCGAGGAGCTCGCCGTCCAGCCGCAAGATTACCTTCGGGAATTCGAGCCTGTGCTCGCTCCCAACACCAGCGACGACGGCGAGGAGGAACACTTCAAGGTGATATGCATAGCAAAATACCACACAAAGCTCGTCCTCTTTGTCTTCCCGTCCACAACTATGCAATGGTCTATAGTGGAGTGTCCTATTTTCCCTTCTTTGAAACACATGTCCTGTTTTGACTGCGTGCACGGATGCTTCTACTGGACAGAGCCTTATGACAGGAGTGACCATTTAATGGTGTTGGACACACGCACTTTGAGGTTTTCCACTGTCGACCTTCTCACAGGTTACCATGTGGAGCTCAGAGATCTGCCTGACCAGAGCTTTGATCGTCGGCGCCCAAATGCTGTTGTTTTGGGCAGAGAAGGAACCCTTGAGATGTTTTCTCTTGTCTGTCAACACGGATCGTTTGCCCTCTATCATACCTCTCTGCAGAATAATTCGCAGGAATGGAAGCTTGAGAAGGTCATACCGCTGCCTTGGCAGTATCATGACTATTCCATTTCCACAGTGGGTGCAGCTGAGGGATTCTTGTTCTTCCGAGGCACTCTAGAAGGGATTCCTGATGAGAATGTCAACGTGGATTGCTACTCCATGGAGGTCAAGACATATGGAATTACCAAAGTCTGTACAAAGACGGAGAAGTACTTCAACCGCACATGTACCCTCCCATACTTTAGCTTCTCACCGCTGTTATCGGAACCAACTATCTGA